A region of Dictyostelium discoideum AX4 chromosome 1 chromosome, whole genome shotgun sequence DNA encodes the following proteins:
- the cupA gene encoding calcium up-regulated protein, with protein MINIEDISKSSNESEEKQLKSTSTSSKPKYPFAAKSLFKGSNNIIPYYLSTSNTFQCVASESIQTWLLSDDGHIFTSSGNFVLDVSSGGYFVELVQLNSNSKTQIWTIDTTNNKIQNQGNGKYLDIDNLNICVAPLNGNATQKWTTFRRAPIPTGNWGYFQSKKLDSNNNYWGLSVLNNSTSYNTSVVMNKVQAKSIGQIWQMTNDGHILSRLDGNLVLDIGPSINGSKTNYYLNTNVYKANDLMQQWGINENNQIFNQYYPNLCIGFVGELGVDSTVNCVLAQPTSASDINFQWIANPTYSLNQIVSEVPEPFPAYTSGDLLASYQYLSNDATNGYTDDIRSLYTSINVSLEHFYVNVSNATCPSSIHSTEDFSNVQNQIKNELTYAINVRLVFDNYSDFYSKLFSQGSTNLTNLANLINVI; from the coding sequence atgatAAATATTGAAGATATTTCAAAATCTTCAAATGAAAGTgaagaaaaacaattaaaaagtaCAAGTACAAgttcaaaaccaaaataCCCATTCGCAGCAAAAAGCTTATTCAAaggttcaaataatattataccATATTATTTATCAACCAGTAATACATTCCAATGTGTAGCATCTGAGTCAATTCAAACATGGCTTCTTTCAGATGATGGTCATATCTTTACATCCAGTGGTAATTTTGTTTTAGATGTTTCATCAGGTGGTTATTTTGTTGAATTAGTACAacttaattcaaattcaaaaactCAAATTTGGACAATTgatacaacaaataataaaattcaaaaccaAGGTAATGGTAAATACCTTGATATCGacaatttgaatatttgtGTTGCACCTTTAAATGGAAACGCAACTCAAAAATGGACAACTTTTAGAAGAGCACCAATTCCAACTGGTAATTGGGGTTACTTTCAAAGCAAAAAATTGGattccaataataattattgggGTCTAAgtgtattaaataatagtacatCATATAATACTAGTGTAGTAATGAATAAAGTTCAAGCAAAATCAATAGGTCAAATTTGGCAAATGACAAACGATGGTCACATTTTATCACGTTTGGATGGTAATTTAGTATTAGATATTGGTCCATCAATTAATGGTAGTAAAacaaactattatttaaataccAATGTTTACAAAGCAAATGATCTAATGCAACAATGGGGTATCAacgaaaataatcaaatattcAATCAATATTATCCAAATTTATGTATTGGATTCGTTGGCGAACTTGGAGTTGATTCAACTGTTAATTGTGTATTAGCTCAACCAACTAGTGCTAGTGATATTAATTTCCAATGGATTGCAAATCCAACCTATTCATTAAACCAAATTGTTAGTGAAGTACCAGAACCATTTCCAGCTTACACAAGTGGTGATTTATTAGCATCATATCAATACCTTAGTAATGATGCAACAAATGGTTATACTGATGATATTAGATCACTTTATACAAGTATTAATGTTAGTTTAGAACATTTCTATGTTAATGTCTCCAATGCAACTTGTCCATCATCAATTCATTCAACTGAAGATTTTTCAAAtgttcaaaatcaaatcaaaaatgAACTCACCTACGCAATCAATGTCCGTTTAGTATTTGATAACTATTCCGATTTTTATAGTAAATTATTTAGTCAAGGTAGTACAAATTTAACAAACTTggcaaatttaattaatgtcATCTGA
- the sep15 gene encoding 15 kDa selenoprotein: MHIDKKIKRPPNRWSLIFLLAAIFLCILINDCQGVSSPGTSASSCHELGFTDALLCSTCKDFAEFVGDSAFGHECSICCSEESEKVKKTYQSVSLVVCQURLGAHPQIKEFINNKAKLYSKLSVKYENGANPRLTLVDSEGKKEDINIESWKLENLEEYLVQNNFN; this comes from the exons atgcaTATAgataaaaagattaaaagaCCGCCTAATAGGTGGTCCTTAATCTTTTTACTAGCTgctatttttttatgtatattaattaatgattgtcAAGGTGTATCGTCACCTGGAACATCAGCTTCATCATGTCATGAACTTGGTTTTACTGATGCTTTATTATGTTCAACTTGTAAAGATTTTGCTGAGTTTGTTGGTGATTCTG catttGGTCATGAATGTTCAATTTGTTGTTCAGAAGAATCAGAAAAAGTAAAGAAAACATATCAATCAGTTAGTTTAGTAGTTTGTCAATGACGTTTAGGGGCTCATCCCCAAATCAAAGAgtttattaataacaaagcaaaattatattcaaaattatcagtTAAATACGAAAATGGTGCAAATCCACGTTTAACATTAGTAGATAGTGAAGGAAAGAAAGAAGATATCAATATCGAAAGTTGGAAACTTGAAAATTTAGAAGAATATCTtgttcaaaataattttaattaa
- a CDS encoding Na+/K+ ATPase produces MSKSGGLSKSRSGSQHEIELGSSSSNLKKSKSMESVEFITEPQIPLYYSMVKEKERQREVKLRNRIKNKLKKNKSNTTTTTTTTDVGASPSTIEPIDGNDKEPMSAIDLAQDNIEKKTQHKPKDLATQTTEELTHDHTLPLEELIIKLKTNININDPRHSFGLSREFASERLEIDGKNALTPSKPVPKWVKYLKEFLGLFPIMLEVGGILSIIAFGIDTETGKDNLYLGIILWIVVFLTCTFSYIQNSKSTGVMEGFKKLAPSSTKVLRDDNLIEIDSEDLVVGDVVIVRAGDKVPADLRVIASHHFKVDNASLTGETEPQTRSPNCTDENPLETQNLTFYGTLACQGDCVGVVIATGDRTVIGKIAKLASNSKPNSTPMKEEIEKFIKIISIVAFSLGAIFLAIGFGRSVEWILVIIYTIGIVVSQVPEALLPTLTVTLNLTAKRMSRKNVLVKNLLTVETLGSTTTIASDKTGTLTQNIMTVVHLWYDGTIYSCNSLTASNFFNAQATTFKKLYQVAALCNRTVFDKSENQDDIPIQLRKCIGDASESALLKFCEQVENVEQYRDRFPKYFEIPFNSVNKWQMSVHTIGDDGEFFMVMKGAPERIIKMCNRILIEGEEQELDEKHLQNFQSSYEHLAGKGERVLGLAYLPLDPQQYPNNYIFDMEEKNFPTKDLVFVGLTALMDPPRPGVPEAIRTCKEAGIRVMMVTGDHPLTGTAIAKQVGIIETDETLNDIAEREGVDVLSLDFSRGTSIAITGSMLDDLTSEQWDKILSLRELCFCRTSPEQKLQIVAHLQKRGEIVAVTGDGVNDSPALKKADLGCAMGITGSDVAKEAASIVLLDDNFASIIAGVEEGRMIFDKLKKSICYTLSSNIPEAIPFFCFFVLQMPVALSGILILCIDLGTDLIPVISYAYEGSETDLMKRKPRNVKKDKLVSLRLAIFSYLWLGCWQCAAGFLNYFLLFKDYGYSASDLYNVSSTYFKKDAPLYGGHDDAKQIQILNEAQTAYFIAIVISRVGACFCAKTRIISIFQQGFGNMVFNFGVCSMLAIALFIVHVPGVRTFFGCTIVSYKYWLIPIPFAVFLVASNELRLWLIRRYPKSTFANLCAW; encoded by the exons ATGTCAAAGAGTGGAGGCTTGTCTAAAAGCAGATCTGGATCTCAACATGAGATTGAATTGGGCTCCTCTAGTTCCAACTTAAAAAAGTCCAAATCAATGGAAAGTGTAGAATTTATTACCGAACCTCAAATTCCACTTTACTATTCAATGGTAAAAGAAAAGGAGAGACAAAGGGAAGTAAAACTTAgaaatagaattaaaaataaattaaaaaaaaacaaatcaaataccaccaccactacaactacaactgaTGTCGGTGCTTCACCTTCAACTATTGAACCAATTGATGGTAATGATAAAGAACCAATGTCTGCAATTGATCTTGCTCaagataatattgaaaaaaaaactcaacACAAACCTAAAGATTTAGCTACTCAAACTACTGAAGAATTAAct cATGATCATACATTACCACTTGAagaattgattattaaattaaaaacaaatattaatattaatgatcCAAGACATAGTTTTGGTCTTAGTAGAGAATTTGCAAGTGAAAGACTTGAAATTGATGGAAAGAATGCATTAACTCCATCTAAACCAGTTCCAAAATGGGTTAAATAtcttaaagaatttttaggACTTTTCCCAATTATGTTGGAAGTTGGTggtattttatcaattattgcTTTTGGTATTGATACTGAAACTGGTAAAGAtaat ttATATTTAGGTATTATTTTATGGATTGTTGTATTTTTAACATGTACATTTTCATATATTCAAAATTCCAAATCTACTGGTGTAATGGAAGGTTTTAAGAAATTAGCACCATCATCAACTAAAGTTCTTAgagatgataatttaattgaaattgattccGAAGATTTAGTAGTTGGtgatgttgtaattgttaGAGCTGGTGATAAAGTACCAGCAGATTTAAGAGTGATTGCATCACATCATTTCAAGGTTGATAACGCCTCGTTGACTGGAGAAACTGAACCACAAACTCGTAGTCCAAATTGTACCGATGAAAATCCATTAGAAACTCAGAATTTGACTTTCTATGGTACATTAGCATGCCAAGGTGATTGTGTTGGTGTAGTCATTGCAACTGGTGATAGAACTGTTATTGGTAAAATCGCTAAATTAGCTTCCAATTCAAAACCAAACTCAACTCCAATGaaagaagaaattgaaaaattcataaaaatcatttcaatTGTTGCATTTTCTTTAGGTGCAATCTTTTTGGCAATTGGTTTTGGTAGATCAGTTGAATGGATTTTAGTAATTATCTATACCATTGGTATTGTTGTAAGTCAAGTACCAGAGGCTCTTTTACCAACTCTTACAGTTACACTCAATTTAACTGCAAAAAGAATGTCCAGAAAGAATGTACTTGTAAAGAATCTTTTAACTGTTGAAACTCTTGGTTCAACTACAACAATTGCATCTGATAAAACCGGTACCCTAACTCAAAATATTATGACTGTTGTTCATTTATGGTATGATGGTACAATCTATAGTTGTAATTCATTAACAGCAAGTAACTTTTTTAATGCTCAAGCTACAACCTTTAAAAAGTTATATCAAGTTGCAGCACTATGTAATAGAACCgtatttgataaatctgaAAATCAAGATGATATTCCAATTCAATTAAGAAAGTGTATTGGTGATGCATCGGAAAGTGCTTTACTCAAATTTTGTGAACAAGTCGAAAATGTTGAACAGTATCGTGATAGATTcccaaaatattttgaaatacCATTCAACTCTGTAAATAAATGGCAAATGAGTGTTCATACAAtcggtgatgatggtgaattCTTTATGGTAATGAAAGGTGCACCAGAACGTATCATTAAAATGTGTAATCGTATTCTCATCGAAGGTGAAGAACAAGAACTTGATGAAAAACATTTACAAAATTTCCAATCATCTTATGAACATTTAGCAGGTAAAGGTGAAAGAGTTTTGGGTTTAGCTTATTTACCATTGGATCCACAACAATACCCAAACAATTATATTTTCGATATGGAAGAAAAGAATTTCCCAACCAAAGATTTAGTGTTTGTTGGTTTAACTGCGTTAATGGATCCACCACGTCCAGGTGTACCAGAAGCCATTAGAACTTGTAAAGAAGCAGGTATTAGAGTTATGATGGTAACTGGTGATCATCCATTGACTGGAACAGCAATTGCAAAGCAAGTAGGTATCATTGAAACTGATGAAACTCTTAATGATATTGCTGAAAGAGAAGGTGTTGATGTACTTAGTTTGGACTTTTCACGTGGTACCTCTATTGCCATTACAGGCTCAATGTTGGATGATCTCACTAGTGAACAGTGGGACAAGATACTTTCCCTAAGAGAACTATGCTTTTGTAGAACCAGCCCAGAACAGAAATTACAAATTGTCGCACACCTTCAAAAACGAGGAGAAATTGTAGCAGTTACTGGTGATGGTGTCAATGATTCACCTGCTCTCAAGAAGGCTGATTTAGGTTGTGCTATGGGTATCACTGGTAGTGATGTAGCAAAAGAAGCAGcatcaattgttttattggATGATAATTTTGCATCAATTATCGCTGGTGTAGAAGAAGGTCGTATGATTTTCgataaattaaagaaatcaatttgTTACACTCTCTCTTCAAATATTCCAGAGGCAATTCCATTCTTTTGTTTCTTTGTACTTCAAATGCCAGTAGCTTTATCAggtattttaattctttgtATAGATTTGGGTACTGATCTTATTCCTGTAATATCTTATGCATACGAAGGTAGTGAAACTGATCTCATGAAAAGAAAACCAAGAAAtgttaaaaaagataaattggTTAGTCTTAGATTGGCTATTTTCTCTTATCTCTGGTTAGGTTGTTGGCAATGTGCTGCTGGTTTCTTAAATTATTTCCTCCTTTTCAAGGATTATGGATATAGTGCTTCCGACCTTTACAATGTTTCCTCTACCTATTTCAAGAAAGATGCTCCACTTTATGGAGGTCATGATGATGctaaacaaattcaaattttaaatgaagcTCAAACTGCATATTTCATCGCGATTGTAATAAGTAGAGTTGGGGCTTGTTTCTGCGCTAAAACTAGAATCATTTCAATTTTCCAACAAGGTTTCGGTAATATGGTATTCAATTTCGGTGTTTGTTCTATGCTTGCCATTGCTCTATTCATTGTTCATGTACCAGGTGTTAGAACTTTCTTTGGTTGTACTATTGTCAGTTATAAATATTGGTTAATTCCAATTCCTTTTGCTGTATTTTTGGTTGCATCAAATGAATTGAGACTTTGGTTAATAAGAAGATATCCAAAGTCTACATTTGCTAATCTTTGTGCttggtaa